From a single uncultured Fusobacterium sp. genomic region:
- a CDS encoding endonuclease MutS2: MNTHSYKVLEFDKLREELATYSVIEENHYKIMNLYPFKDFSSLNRELDILRDFTDFIKYDGGFETAGMKDICKMTEKSQLIGTYLDVEDLWDINFNLRIFRLFKTRLEDLGKYRDLKDKYHDVPVMRGIEDIINKAIDNNKEIKDDASLDLRDIRIHKKTLSMNIKRKFDELFDEPSFAKAFQERIITERDGRSVVPVKADFKGLIKGIEHDRSSSGQTVFIEPLSIVALNNKMRELELKEKEEIRKILLRITEHVRNNRKDIDAVGEAILSLDILNARAIYGIEKNCVIPNINNREMLSLVDARHPFIPADKIVPLTFEIGKDYNTLLITGPNTGGKTVALKTAGLLTLMALSGIPIPAHEHTSIGFFTGVYADIGDEQSIEQSLSSFSAHLKNVQEILERVTKSSLVLLDELGSGTDPAEGSAFAMAVIDYLKERKCKSFITTHYSEVKAHGYNEEGIETASMEFDVNTLSPTYRLLIGIPGESNALTIAKRLGVCEEVIERAKSYIGDDNKKIEKMIANIKEKADELDAMKQQVEFLKAAAQRDRDEYAEKLRVLEKEKNEILKEAYEKADKMMKEMQAKAVALVEKIQKEDNKKEDVKNVQKSLNMLRSALQDDRNKNVEEKPKVVRKVDYKVGDKVFVNSLNQFANVLKINGGKETVQVQAGILKLEVSMDDVKVVKEKAKKEYNTFSHAKTSVRNEIDLRGKMVDEAIYELETYLDRAVMNSYTEVYIIHGKGTGALREGILNYLKKCRYVKEYRLGGHGEGGLGCTVVTLK, from the coding sequence ATGAATACACATAGTTATAAAGTATTAGAATTTGATAAATTAAGAGAAGAGTTAGCAACATATAGTGTAATTGAAGAGAATCACTATAAGATAATGAATTTATATCCATTTAAGGATTTTAGTTCACTTAATAGAGAGTTAGATATTTTAAGAGATTTTACAGATTTTATAAAATATGATGGTGGTTTTGAAACTGCTGGTATGAAAGATATTTGTAAGATGACAGAAAAATCTCAACTTATAGGAACATATCTTGATGTAGAAGATTTATGGGATATAAACTTTAACTTAAGAATATTTAGATTATTTAAAACTAGATTAGAAGATTTAGGAAAGTATAGAGATTTAAAAGATAAATATCATGATGTTCCAGTAATGAGAGGAATAGAGGATATTATAAATAAGGCAATAGATAATAATAAAGAGATAAAAGATGATGCTTCTTTAGATTTAAGAGATATAAGAATACATAAGAAAACTCTTTCAATGAATATAAAAAGAAAATTTGATGAGTTATTTGATGAGCCAAGTTTTGCAAAGGCTTTCCAAGAAAGAATAATAACAGAGAGAGATGGAAGAAGTGTAGTTCCTGTTAAAGCTGATTTTAAAGGGCTTATAAAAGGAATAGAACATGATAGATCTTCTAGTGGACAAACTGTATTTATAGAGCCTCTTTCAATAGTTGCATTAAATAACAAGATGAGAGAGTTAGAATTAAAAGAAAAAGAAGAGATAAGAAAAATTTTACTTAGAATAACTGAGCATGTAAGAAATAACAGAAAAGACATTGATGCAGTAGGAGAGGCTATATTATCTCTTGATATTTTAAATGCTAGAGCTATATATGGAATAGAAAAAAATTGTGTAATTCCTAATATTAATAATAGAGAGATGTTAAGTTTAGTAGATGCAAGACATCCATTTATACCAGCTGATAAAATAGTTCCATTAACATTTGAGATAGGAAAGGATTACAATACGCTACTTATTACAGGACCAAATACAGGAGGAAAAACAGTAGCACTAAAAACAGCTGGACTTTTAACTCTTATGGCTCTATCAGGAATACCTATTCCAGCTCATGAGCATACAAGTATAGGATTTTTTACTGGAGTTTATGCAGATATTGGAGATGAACAGAGTATAGAGCAATCTCTATCATCTTTCTCAGCACATTTGAAAAATGTACAAGAGATATTAGAGAGAGTAACTAAATCTTCATTAGTGTTATTAGATGAGTTAGGATCAGGAACAGACCCAGCAGAAGGATCAGCTTTTGCTATGGCTGTAATAGATTATTTAAAAGAGAGAAAATGTAAATCATTTATTACAACTCACTATAGTGAAGTAAAAGCTCATGGATATAATGAAGAGGGAATAGAAACAGCTTCAATGGAATTTGATGTAAATACTCTTTCACCAACATATAGATTATTAATTGGAATACCTGGAGAGAGTAATGCCCTTACAATAGCAAAAAGACTAGGAGTTTGTGAAGAGGTAATTGAAAGAGCTAAGAGCTATATAGGAGACGATAATAAAAAGATTGAAAAAATGATAGCTAATATCAAAGAGAAAGCTGATGAGCTAGATGCTATGAAACAACAAGTTGAATTTTTAAAAGCTGCAGCTCAAAGAGATAGAGATGAGTATGCTGAAAAATTAAGAGTATTAGAGAAAGAAAAAAATGAGATATTAAAAGAAGCATATGAAAAAGCAGATAAGATGATGAAGGAGATGCAAGCTAAAGCTGTAGCCCTTGTTGAGAAAATTCAAAAAGAGGACAATAAAAAAGAGGATGTTAAAAACGTTCAAAAGAGTCTTAATATGCTTAGATCAGCTCTTCAAGATGATAGAAATAAAAATGTGGAAGAGAAACCAAAAGTTGTTAGAAAAGTTGATTATAAAGTTGGAGATAAGGTATTTGTAAATAGCTTAAATCAATTTGCTAATGTTTTAAAAATCAATGGTGGAAAAGAGACAGTTCAAGTTCAAGCAGGAATATTAAAACTTGAAGTATCTATGGATGATGTAAAAGTTGTAAAAGAGAAAGCTAAAAAAGAGTACAATACTTTCTCCCATGCAAAAACATCTGTAAGAAATGAGATTGATTTAAGAGGTAAAATGGTTGATGAAGCTATATATGAACTTGAGACTTATTTAGATAGAGCTGTAATGAACTCTTATACAGAAGTTTATATAATTCATGGTAAGGGAACAGGAGCTTTAAGAGAGGGAATACTTAACTATTTAAAAAAATGTAGATATGTAAAAGAGTATAGACTAGGAGGACATGGAGAGGGAGGACTAGGATGTACAGTAGTAACTTTAAAGTAA
- the cysS gene encoding cysteine--tRNA ligase, whose protein sequence is MIKIYNTLTRKLEEFKPVKEGEVSMYVCGPTVYNYIHIGNARPAIFFDTVRRYFEFRGYKVNYVSNFTDVDDKIIKRANEEGISCEEVAEKYIKAYFEDTAKVNLKEEGMTRPKATEHIGGMIKIIKSLIEKGHAYESQGDVYFDVESYKDEYLELSHQNIEDLRSGARIEISEIKKSPLDFALWKKAKEGEPSWNSPWGQGRPGWHIECSAMSHKYLGDTFDIHGGGQDLIFPHHENEIAQSKCACGGDYARYWMHNGYINVNGEKMSKSLGNFFLLRDVLEHYDGRVVRLFVLSSHYRKPIDFSDAELTQAKTSLERIENAVMRGKEALVNIKDDGNSCKELKEQLNIAKDKFIAAMDEDFNTSMGLGAIFELVKELNKAVDNPVNKDGAEVVKETVEYIINVMEEALGVKLKLETVVGNMTSELIDFILELRREARNEKNWAMSDKIRDRLAEMGIKIKDGKDKTTWTM, encoded by the coding sequence ATGATAAAGATATATAATACTTTAACTAGAAAATTAGAAGAGTTTAAGCCTGTAAAAGAAGGAGAAGTATCAATGTATGTATGTGGTCCTACTGTATATAACTATATACATATTGGAAATGCTAGACCAGCAATATTTTTTGATACAGTAAGAAGATATTTTGAATTTAGAGGATATAAAGTAAACTATGTTTCAAACTTTACAGATGTAGATGATAAAATTATAAAAAGAGCTAATGAAGAGGGAATAAGCTGTGAAGAGGTAGCAGAAAAATATATAAAAGCATATTTTGAAGATACAGCTAAAGTAAATTTAAAAGAAGAGGGAATGACAAGACCTAAGGCTACTGAACATATAGGTGGAATGATTAAAATAATTAAATCTCTTATAGAAAAAGGACATGCTTATGAATCTCAAGGAGATGTATATTTTGATGTAGAATCATATAAAGATGAGTATTTAGAATTATCACATCAAAATATTGAAGATTTAAGAAGTGGTGCAAGAATAGAGATAAGTGAAATAAAAAAATCTCCTCTTGATTTTGCTCTTTGGAAAAAAGCAAAAGAGGGAGAACCAAGTTGGAACTCTCCTTGGGGACAAGGTAGACCAGGTTGGCATATAGAGTGTTCAGCTATGTCTCATAAGTATTTAGGAGATACATTTGATATTCATGGAGGAGGACAAGATTTGATATTCCCACACCATGAAAATGAAATAGCTCAATCTAAGTGTGCTTGTGGAGGAGATTATGCTAGATATTGGATGCATAATGGATATATAAATGTAAATGGAGAAAAGATGTCAAAATCTTTAGGAAATTTCTTCTTACTTAGAGATGTATTAGAGCACTATGATGGTAGAGTTGTAAGATTATTTGTTTTAAGTTCACACTATAGAAAACCAATAGATTTTTCAGATGCAGAACTTACTCAAGCTAAAACTTCTTTAGAGAGAATAGAAAATGCAGTAATGAGAGGAAAAGAAGCTTTAGTAAATATAAAAGATGATGGAAACTCTTGTAAAGAGTTAAAAGAGCAATTAAATATAGCTAAAGATAAATTTATAGCTGCTATGGATGAAGATTTTAATACATCTATGGGACTTGGAGCTATATTTGAATTAGTAAAAGAATTAAATAAAGCTGTGGATAATCCTGTAAACAAAGATGGGGCTGAAGTAGTAAAAGAAACAGTTGAATATATCATCAATGTTATGGAAGAAGCTTTAGGAGTAAAATTAAAACTTGAAACTGTTGTAGGAAATATGACTTCTGAACTAATAGACTTTATACTTGAACTTAGAAGAGAAGCAAGAAATGAAAAGAACTGGGCTATGTCTGATAAGATAAGAGATAGATTAGCAGAAATGGGAATAAAAATAAAAGA
- a CDS encoding nitrilase-related carbon-nitrogen hydrolase, giving the protein MKVYIGQIKPTLGNVEKNLNMMLEVIDKAIAEKNDIVVFPELSLTGYSMEDIVFDVAIKEVPNVLLEKSKEISIVFGAVELGEEEYPYNTAYYLEDGKVVHKHRKVYLPTYGVYQEGRNFMAGNKFRAFDSKFGRMGILICEDVWHQSPQYLLAQDGAKYVFILFNSPAVVGKRKEELSEGWKTIVKANSLLNGVYSVAVNRVGVEDGTTFFGNSFVVDPNGQIVAEGKYLNEDGFVCELDENVLRRARFKAPMFKTENLNLTKKEIERIENKRFQ; this is encoded by the coding sequence ATGAAAGTATATATAGGACAAATAAAACCTACATTAGGAAATGTAGAAAAAAACTTAAATATGATGTTAGAGGTTATAGATAAAGCTATAGCAGAAAAAAATGATATAGTTGTATTTCCAGAGCTTTCTTTAACAGGATACTCTATGGAGGATATAGTTTTTGATGTAGCTATAAAAGAGGTACCAAATGTACTTTTAGAAAAAAGTAAGGAGATAAGCATAGTATTTGGAGCTGTTGAGTTAGGGGAAGAGGAGTATCCATATAATACAGCTTATTATTTAGAAGATGGAAAGGTAGTACACAAACATAGAAAAGTATATCTTCCAACTTATGGAGTATATCAAGAGGGAAGAAATTTTATGGCTGGAAATAAATTTAGAGCTTTTGATAGTAAATTTGGAAGAATGGGAATACTTATTTGTGAAGATGTATGGCATCAATCTCCACAATATTTATTAGCTCAAGATGGAGCAAAATATGTATTTATTTTATTTAACTCTCCAGCAGTAGTAGGAAAGAGAAAAGAGGAACTATCTGAAGGTTGGAAAACAATAGTAAAAGCTAACTCATTACTTAATGGAGTTTACTCTGTAGCAGTGAATAGAGTTGGAGTAGAAGATGGAACAACTTTCTTTGGAAACTCATTTGTAGTGGATCCTAATGGGCAAATAGTAGCTGAAGGTAAATACTTAAATGAAGATGGATTTGTGTGTGAATTAGATGAGAATGTTTTAAGAAGAGCAAGATTTAAAGCTCCTATGTTTAAAACTGAAAATCTAAATCTTACTAAAAAAGAGATTGAGAGAATAGAAAATAAAAGATTTCAATAG
- the ispD gene encoding 2-C-methyl-D-erythritol 4-phosphate cytidylyltransferase, with product MYSSNFKVTLILAAAGVGKRMGLGYPKQFLEYKGKPLFILPLEVAEKNRVIDDIIIVTNENNIELVEKYCEKYKITKLKKVVAGGKERQNSIYNALKFDENSDIILVQDGVRPFLKDKYIDECCRVVIEERVGAVVGVQVKDTIKVINENFEVISTPKRADLIAVHTPQAFEGKLLKEAYERAEKENFLGTDDSSLVERIGGKVKIVLGDYDNIKVTTQEDLKFL from the coding sequence ATGTACAGTAGTAACTTTAAAGTAACTTTAATACTTGCAGCTGCAGGGGTAGGGAAAAGAATGGGATTAGGTTATCCAAAACAATTTTTAGAATATAAAGGGAAACCACTTTTTATTTTACCTTTAGAAGTAGCTGAAAAAAATAGAGTTATTGATGATATAATAATAGTTACAAATGAGAATAATATTGAATTAGTAGAAAAATATTGTGAAAAGTATAAAATTACTAAATTAAAAAAAGTTGTTGCTGGAGGAAAAGAGAGACAAAACTCAATATATAATGCTCTTAAATTTGATGAAAATAGTGATATAATACTTGTACAAGATGGAGTGAGACCATTTTTAAAGGATAAATATATAGATGAGTGTTGTAGAGTAGTTATTGAAGAGAGAGTAGGAGCAGTAGTAGGAGTACAAGTAAAAGATACTATCAAAGTAATCAATGAGAATTTTGAAGTTATATCTACTCCTAAAAGAGCTGATTTAATAGCTGTACATACTCCTCAAGCTTTTGAAGGAAAACTATTAAAAGAAGCTTATGAGAGAGCTGAAAAAGAAAATTTTTTAGGAACTGATGACTCATCTTTAGTAGAGAGAATAGGTGGAAAAGTAAAAATAGTTCTTGGGGATTATGATAATATTAAGGTTACTACTCAAGAGGACTTAAAATTTTTATAG